In Sulfolobales archaeon, the DNA window TCTATAACTCTACACAGGTATCAGAGGCTTAAGTAGGGTTCGGGCTGGGATCTTATTATCTATAATATTATTCAAGGGCTAAGACTTATATTCATTCTTGGAGTATATATTAAGAAGGTTCAGAGGAATCTATATGAGGAAATTAAGAGATTTCGGAGCTGGAGAAAGAGTTCCTAACTACGTTTATGTAGTGATAGAGATCTCTCTTAATTCAGATGTGGAGTACGTCTATGATGAAGACCTAGATATGTTCAGGGTGGAGAGAGTTCTAGATCCTGAGATGAGATATCCTTTTAACAAGGGTTTTATCCCGGGAACATTAGATGTTAATGAGAAACCTCTTGGCGCTATAGTTCTCTCCAGCAGATCATTTATCCCAGGTTTTCTAGTCGAGGCTAGACCTATAGGCTTCATAGAATTAAGCTATGAAGAGGGTTTAGAGCATGTTATAATATCAGTTCCCAGGGAGAGAATAGATCCTCTCTATGCTA includes these proteins:
- a CDS encoding inorganic diphosphatase; the protein is MRKLRDFGAGERVPNYVYVVIEISLNSDVEYVYDEDLDMFRVERVLDPEMRYPFNKGFIPGTLDVNEKPLGAIVLSSRSFIPGFLVEARPIGFIELSYEEGLEHVIISVPRERIDPLYANVKSLGELSEHIRSSIENFYEKYKRYNPEKSFKLNRWGEVGEAREIILESVKRALSSRNQKI